From Salarias fasciatus chromosome 12, fSalaFa1.1, whole genome shotgun sequence, the proteins below share one genomic window:
- the ostf1 gene encoding osteoclast-stimulating factor 1 isoform X2, with protein MSKPPPKPAKPGQVKVFRALFTFDPRTPDELYFEEGDILYISDTSDSNWWKGTCRGRSGLIPSNYVAEQAESIDNPMHEAAKRGNLSWLRECVDNKVGINGLDKAGNTALYWGCHGGHRDVVEVLLSQPNVELNQQNKLGDTALHAAAWKGYSDIVEMLLNKNARTDIRNNENKLALEMATNAQCASLLKRKLGSNITRTHSNAEEYLDDSDSD; from the exons GCCAGGTCAAGGTGTTCAGAGCGTTGTTCACCTTCGACCCCAGAACA CCAGATGAGCTGTATTTCGAAGAGGGAGACATCTTGTACATTTCTGACACA AGTGACTCTAATTGGTGGAAGGGGACCTGTCGAGGAAGGTCGGGACTAATTCCGAGCAACTATG TGGCTGAGCAAGCGGAGTCTATCGACAATCCAATGCACGAAGCAGCCAAGCGAG gTAATCTGAGCTGGCTGAGGGAATGTGTGGACAACAAGGTGGGAATTAACGGCCTGGATAAAGCTGGGAACACCGCCCTCTACTGGGGATGTCATGGAGGACATAGAG ATGTGGTGGAAGTTTTGCTAAGCCAGCCGAACGTGGAGCTCAACCAGCAG AATAAACTTGGAGACACCGCGCTGCACGCTGCCGCCTGGAAAGGTTATTCTGACATTGTGGAAATGCTGCTTAACAAGA ATGCGAGGACGGACATCAGAAACAACGAGAACAAGCTCGCTCTGGAGATGGCCACCAACGCCCAGTGTGCCTCACTCCTCAAGCGGAAGCTGGGAAGCA ATATCACCCGCACGCACAGCAACGCCGAAGAGTATCTGGACGACTCGGACTCGGACTGA
- the mapkapk5 gene encoding MAP kinase-activated protein kinase 5 — MSEDNNADKFIKETSILDEYNINWTQKLGAGISGPVRVCVKKSTQERLALKILIDRPKARNEVRLHMMCANHPNIVQILEVYANSVQFPHESSPRARLLIVMEMMEGGELFHRISQHRHFTEKMASQVTKQISQALEHCHSLNIAHRDLKPENLLFKDNSLDAPVKLCDFGFAKIDQGDLMTPQFTPYYVAPQVLEAQRRHQKEKSGIIPTSPTPYTYNKSCDLWSLGVIIYVMLCGYPPFYSKHHSRTIPKDMRKKIMTGSFDFPEDEWSQISEMAKDIVRKLLKVKPEERLTIEGVLAHPWLNCTEALDNVLPSAQMMMDKAVVAGIQQAHAEQLANMRIQDLNVSLKPLNSVNNPILRKRKLLGPKPSDGFFINDPENGGEDSNVALEKLRDVIAQCILPQAGENEDEKLNEVMYEAWRFNRDCKLLRDGLQGLSWDGRAFSDKVDRLKLAEIVKQAIEEKTNLQEAH, encoded by the exons ATGTCGGAGGATAACAACGCAGACAAGTTCATTAAG GAGACGTCTATTCTGGACGAGTACAACATAAACTGGACCCAGAAGTTGGGCGCAGGCATCAGTGGACCTGTCAG AGTTTGTGTGAAGAAGTCAACTCAGGAACGTCTGGCCCTGAAGATCCTTATTGATCGTCCCAAGGCCAGAAATGAG GTGCGTCTCCATATGATGTGTGCCAACCACCCGAACATCGTGCAGATCCTGGAGGTTTATGCCAACAGTGTCCAGTTCCCACATGAGTCCAGCCCCAG AGCGAGGCTCCTCATCGTCATGGAGATGATGGAGGGCGGAGAGCTGTTCCACAGAATCAGCCAGCACAGGCACTTTACCGAAAAGATGGCCAGTCAGGTCACCAAGCAG ATCAGTCAAGCATTGGAGCATTGTCACTCTCTGAATATTGCACATCGCGACCTGAAGCCAGAAAACCTGCTTTTTAAGGATAACTCTCTG GATGCACCTGTGAAGTTATGCGACTTTGGCTTTGCCAAAATAGATCAAGGAGACTTGATGACCCCTCAGTTCACTCCGTACTACGTAGCACCTCAG GTACTTGAGGCTCAAAGAAGACACCAGAAAGAAAAATCTGGGATTATACCTACCTCACCCACTCCGTACACCTATAACAAG AGCTGTGACTTGTGGTCTCTCGGTGTTATTATCTACGTGATGCTGTGCGGCTACCCCCCGTTCTACTCCAAGCACCACAGTCGCACAATCCCAAAGGACATGAGGAAGAAGATCATGACGGGCAGCTTCGATTTTCCCGAAGACGAGTGGAGCCAGATATCCGAGATGGCCAAGGACATCGTCCGCAA GCTGCTGAAGGTGAAGCCGGAGGAGCGGCTGACGATCGAGGGAGTTCTGGCTCACCCCTGGCTCAACTGCACCGAGGCCCTGGACAACGTGCTGCCGTCCGCCCAGATGATGATGGACAAG GCGGTGGTGGCGGGGATCCAGCAGGCCCACGCTGAGCAGCTGGCCAACATGAGGATTCAGGACCTGAACGTCAGCCTGAAGCCTCTGAACTCCGTCAACAACCCCATCCTCAGGAAGAGGAAACTCCTGGG GCCAAAGCCCAGCGACGGTTTCTTCATCAACGACCCAGAAAACGGAGGGGAAGACTCCAACGTAGCACTAGAAAAACTCCGAGATGTCATTGCACAGTGTATATTACCACAAGCCG GCGAGAACGAGGACGAGAAGCTGAACGAGGTGATGTACGAAGCCTGGAGGTTCAACCGAGACTGTAAGCTGCTGAGAGACGGTCTGCAGGGACTCAGCTGGGACG GACGAGCCTTCTCCGATAAAGTCGACCGCTTGAAGTTGGCCGAAATAGTAAAGCAGGCCATTGAAGAGAAGACGAATCTCCAAGAAGCCCATTAG
- the ostf1 gene encoding osteoclast-stimulating factor 1 isoform X1, whose protein sequence is MSKPPPKPAKPGQVKVFRALFTFDPRTPDELYFEEGDILYISDTSDSNWWKGTCRGRSGLIPSNYVAEQAESIDNPMHEAAKRGNLSWLRECVDNKVGINGLDKAGNTALYWGCHGGHRGNWKTDFCTICTGSCCDTSAFVSPSDVVEVLLSQPNVELNQQNKLGDTALHAAAWKGYSDIVEMLLNKNARTDIRNNENKLALEMATNAQCASLLKRKLGSNITRTHSNAEEYLDDSDSD, encoded by the exons GCCAGGTCAAGGTGTTCAGAGCGTTGTTCACCTTCGACCCCAGAACA CCAGATGAGCTGTATTTCGAAGAGGGAGACATCTTGTACATTTCTGACACA AGTGACTCTAATTGGTGGAAGGGGACCTGTCGAGGAAGGTCGGGACTAATTCCGAGCAACTATG TGGCTGAGCAAGCGGAGTCTATCGACAATCCAATGCACGAAGCAGCCAAGCGAG gTAATCTGAGCTGGCTGAGGGAATGTGTGGACAACAAGGTGGGAATTAACGGCCTGGATAAAGCTGGGAACACCGCCCTCTACTGGGGATGTCATGGAGGACATAGAGGTAACTGGAAAACGGACTTCTGTACGATTTGCACGGG CTCCTGTTGTGATACGTCTGCGTTTGTTTCTCCATCAGATGTGGTGGAAGTTTTGCTAAGCCAGCCGAACGTGGAGCTCAACCAGCAG AATAAACTTGGAGACACCGCGCTGCACGCTGCCGCCTGGAAAGGTTATTCTGACATTGTGGAAATGCTGCTTAACAAGA ATGCGAGGACGGACATCAGAAACAACGAGAACAAGCTCGCTCTGGAGATGGCCACCAACGCCCAGTGTGCCTCACTCCTCAAGCGGAAGCTGGGAAGCA ATATCACCCGCACGCACAGCAACGCCGAAGAGTATCTGGACGACTCGGACTCGGACTGA